A stretch of Rhodothermus profundi DNA encodes these proteins:
- a CDS encoding type II CAAX endopeptidase family protein, translating to MTHRSAWLNGPLERAQWPPLLTAILGLLLAFVLFQLVISPLVLVLGVLSLGYELSVLMDLPQLMRGQPGLLMLANTAGQVLGLALPAWLLTLLHTREAQRFLRLRPIQAGDLGWALLGLAFLMPVVQWLGRVNEALPLPESWRALDAMQMELIEAALQGGLPVVVNLLVLAVVPSFCEEVLFRGYVQRQAERGLGALGGVLFSGIVFGLYHLRLTQVLPLCVLGVYLAYLVWRTGSLWSAVAVHLANNAFSVLLAAYAEYHPKLSWQDLEHLTVPWYLVGLGLIGFSWVCYRLERRARFMT from the coding sequence ATGACGCATCGCAGTGCCTGGCTAAATGGTCCCTTAGAGCGGGCCCAGTGGCCTCCCTTGCTGACGGCAATCCTGGGATTGTTGCTGGCGTTTGTGCTGTTTCAACTGGTCATCAGCCCGCTGGTGCTGGTGCTGGGAGTGCTGAGCCTTGGATATGAGCTGTCTGTGCTGATGGATCTGCCGCAGTTGATGCGCGGGCAGCCTGGATTGCTCATGCTGGCTAACACAGCCGGACAGGTACTGGGGCTGGCACTGCCGGCCTGGCTGCTGACCTTGTTGCATACCCGTGAGGCGCAGCGTTTCCTGCGGTTGCGGCCCATTCAGGCAGGCGATCTGGGATGGGCGTTGCTGGGCCTGGCCTTTTTGATGCCGGTGGTGCAATGGCTGGGACGCGTAAACGAGGCGCTGCCGCTGCCCGAGTCATGGCGGGCGCTGGACGCGATGCAGATGGAACTTATCGAAGCAGCGCTGCAGGGAGGACTTCCGGTCGTCGTCAACTTGCTTGTGCTGGCTGTAGTGCCTTCATTCTGCGAAGAAGTGTTGTTCCGGGGGTATGTGCAGCGGCAGGCCGAACGAGGATTGGGAGCCCTTGGCGGCGTGCTATTCTCTGGAATTGTCTTTGGCCTGTACCACCTGCGGCTTACCCAGGTGTTACCCTTATGCGTACTGGGCGTATACCTGGCCTATCTGGTCTGGCGTACCGGCAGTCTCTGGAGCGCCGTGGCCGTTCATCTCGCCAACAATGCATTTTCGGTGCTCCTGGCTGCGTATGCCGAGTATCATCCGAAGCTGTCCTGGCAGGATCTGGAGCACCTGACCGTGCCCTGGTATCTGGTCGGGCTGGGACTGATCGGCTTTAGCTGGGTATGCTACCGGCTTGAGCGGCGCGCTCGCTTTATGACATAA
- a CDS encoding putative signal transducing protein, giving the protein MADASKHEEWIVVFQSSTDYEADMVRDRLDAAGIPAIVFTQRDHVFNLNVGNLAQVSVRVPASYAEAARQLLAETVDDETLRRAAEAAHPHAPPAHDPETEARLDSGADHLGLDLPDDEASPTD; this is encoded by the coding sequence ATGGCTGATGCTTCTAAACACGAAGAATGGATTGTGGTCTTTCAAAGCAGCACGGACTATGAGGCCGACATGGTGCGCGACCGGCTGGACGCTGCCGGCATTCCAGCCATTGTCTTTACGCAGCGCGACCACGTTTTCAATCTAAACGTGGGAAATCTGGCGCAGGTCAGCGTGCGCGTGCCGGCTTCCTATGCGGAAGCAGCCCGTCAACTTCTGGCTGAAACGGTAGACGACGAGACCCTGCGACGGGCTGCTGAAGCCGCCCATCCTCATGCTCCACCTGCGCACGATCCGGAAACAGAAGCCCGTCTCGACTCAGGAGCGGATCATCTGGGACTGGACTTACCCGATGATGAAGCATCTCCGACGGATTGA
- a CDS encoding phosphatidate cytidylyltransferase — MMKHLRRIERARRAASNLWLRIGTALLGIPLLVGALWLGGWVFTGVVLMLAGAGIMESYRLLRLAGLPAYRSGGLVLGLLLVLMPVWPPALPLAIVWGVGLLVRAPFRQVPLSEAPVRLAATAFGALYPAALLSSLLALRLHPGPTDQQAFWITLGLLVMIWAADTLAYATGRLLGKRPLAPRISPAKTWEGFVGGLLGALGAAIILRLSALHFLAWPHVLVLGVLCGSIGPPGDLAESLLKRAAGVKDSGNLLPGHGGVLDRFDALMVVAPLAYCYLRWVAGVYG, encoded by the coding sequence ATGATGAAGCATCTCCGACGGATTGAACGGGCACGCCGCGCTGCCTCCAATCTGTGGCTCCGAATAGGGACGGCCCTGCTGGGCATTCCGTTGTTGGTAGGGGCACTGTGGCTGGGCGGCTGGGTGTTCACCGGGGTAGTTCTGATGCTGGCCGGTGCAGGCATTATGGAAAGCTATCGGCTACTACGTCTGGCAGGATTGCCGGCCTACCGGAGCGGAGGACTGGTGCTGGGACTGTTGCTGGTACTTATGCCAGTCTGGCCGCCCGCACTACCGCTGGCTATTGTCTGGGGCGTTGGCTTACTGGTGCGGGCGCCTTTCCGCCAGGTCCCGCTTTCAGAAGCGCCGGTGCGGCTGGCTGCCACGGCTTTTGGGGCGCTGTATCCGGCCGCCCTGCTAAGCAGCCTGCTTGCATTGCGTCTGCACCCGGGGCCTACAGACCAGCAGGCTTTCTGGATTACGCTGGGGCTGCTGGTAATGATCTGGGCAGCCGATACGCTGGCGTATGCTACGGGACGGCTGCTGGGAAAAAGGCCGCTAGCCCCGCGCATTTCACCGGCAAAAACCTGGGAGGGATTTGTGGGCGGACTGCTCGGCGCGTTAGGGGCAGCCATCATCCTACGGCTGAGCGCCCTCCATTTCCTTGCCTGGCCTCATGTGCTTGTGCTCGGCGTGCTCTGCGGGAGCATCGGGCCACCGGGCGATCTGGCTGAAAGCCTGCTCAAGCGAGCCGCCGGCGTCAAAGATTCTGGCAACTTGCTGCCCGGACATGGTGGCGTGCTCGACCGATTTGACGCCCTGATGGTGGTGGCCCCCCTGGCTTACTGCTACCTGCGCTGGGTGGCCGGTGTGTATGGCTGA
- the mutL gene encoding DNA mismatch repair endonuclease MutL, whose amino-acid sequence MTPETEATDSLIRIMPESLANKIAAGEVVQRPASVVKELVENALDAGARQITVILKDAGKTLVQVIDDGCGMSPADARLCFQRHATSKIRTIEDLERIRTLGFRGEALASIAAVARVELKTKRAHDEAGYRVQIEGGRLIAAEPCATANGTSVAVRNLFYNVPARRNFLKTPATEFKHIVETFQVLALSHPEVGFTLMHDDVEIYRLVPETDPSPAERLRRRIGTLFGPEYALQTIPVEETTSYLSVRGFLGRPELHRKSRGEQFFFVNRRYVRHRYLEHAVTSSYEQLIPEGTHPFFVLFLELDPRHVDVNVHPTKAEVKFDDERGIYGVLRAIVRRALSMADLIPQLTAAPPASVPATTDAATERPNRRVDLPGATPLRIAPGEISRRLYAVEPAEVEPAPQPTVLPSSVRPETDEEAPEHDTLIWQVHERYILTQIRSGLLLIDQNAAHERILYERALRNLESGFGLSQQLLFPQTLEFSPADFALIEELLPELRALGFDLELFSGRTVVVRGVPDDIRPGDERTMLEDLLAQYKANLPLRLSSRENLARSMARRNAIRPGTRLTEKQMRTLIDQLFLCETPYVSPTGRPTMIRLTLEELDRRFGRA is encoded by the coding sequence ATGACGCCGGAAACGGAAGCCACCGACAGCCTGATTCGGATCATGCCAGAATCCCTGGCGAACAAAATTGCCGCCGGGGAGGTGGTGCAACGTCCGGCCTCCGTGGTTAAGGAACTTGTTGAAAATGCGCTGGATGCCGGGGCTCGTCAGATCACTGTTATCCTCAAAGATGCGGGCAAAACGTTGGTGCAGGTGATCGACGATGGGTGTGGCATGAGTCCGGCTGACGCCCGGCTGTGCTTTCAGCGACATGCCACCAGTAAGATTCGAACCATTGAGGACCTTGAACGCATTCGCACGCTGGGCTTCCGGGGAGAAGCGTTGGCCTCTATTGCCGCCGTCGCTCGGGTCGAGCTGAAGACAAAACGCGCCCATGACGAAGCGGGCTACCGGGTCCAGATTGAAGGCGGCCGTCTGATAGCAGCCGAACCCTGCGCAACAGCCAATGGCACCTCCGTAGCTGTGCGCAACCTGTTTTACAACGTCCCCGCCCGCCGCAACTTCCTTAAAACGCCGGCGACAGAGTTCAAACACATTGTGGAAACGTTCCAGGTGCTGGCGCTCTCGCATCCCGAGGTGGGGTTCACGCTGATGCATGATGACGTAGAAATTTATCGGCTGGTACCGGAAACCGATCCGTCCCCTGCGGAACGTCTGCGCCGACGCATCGGCACGCTCTTTGGGCCAGAATATGCCTTGCAAACCATTCCCGTCGAAGAAACCACCAGCTATCTGTCGGTACGCGGCTTTCTCGGCCGGCCAGAACTGCATCGGAAAAGCCGCGGCGAACAGTTCTTCTTTGTCAATCGTCGCTATGTGCGTCATCGCTATCTGGAGCATGCCGTCACGAGTAGCTATGAGCAGTTGATTCCGGAAGGAACGCATCCGTTTTTTGTACTCTTCCTGGAGCTGGACCCCAGGCATGTCGACGTCAATGTGCATCCCACCAAAGCAGAGGTCAAGTTTGATGATGAGCGGGGCATTTACGGGGTGCTGCGCGCCATTGTGCGGCGGGCGCTAAGTATGGCCGACCTCATTCCCCAATTGACGGCAGCTCCTCCGGCATCGGTGCCGGCTACAACGGATGCTGCTACCGAGCGACCCAATCGGCGCGTTGACCTACCCGGGGCCACGCCGCTGCGCATTGCGCCGGGCGAGATAAGTCGCCGGCTTTATGCGGTCGAACCGGCGGAGGTTGAACCAGCGCCCCAGCCGACGGTACTGCCGTCAAGCGTGCGGCCGGAAACCGACGAGGAAGCACCCGAGCACGATACGCTGATCTGGCAGGTGCACGAGCGATACATCCTGACCCAGATCCGCTCGGGGCTGCTGCTAATCGACCAGAACGCCGCCCACGAACGCATTCTGTACGAACGGGCCCTTCGTAACCTGGAAAGTGGCTTTGGGCTATCCCAGCAATTGCTCTTTCCACAGACACTGGAATTTTCACCGGCCGATTTTGCACTCATTGAAGAGTTGTTGCCCGAGCTGCGCGCCCTGGGCTTTGATCTGGAGCTATTCAGCGGTCGCACGGTAGTGGTGCGTGGCGTGCCAGACGATATTCGACCTGGCGACGAACGCACCATGCTGGAAGACCTGCTGGCGCAATACAAGGCCAACTTGCCGCTACGCCTTTCCAGCCGAGAGAACCTGGCGCGTAGTATGGCCCGCCGCAACGCCATTCGTCCCGGCACGCGCCTGACGGAAAAGCAGATGCGGACGCTGATTGACCAGCTTTTCCTCTGTGAAACGCCCTACGTCTCGCCTACGGGTCGGCCTACGATGATACGCCTTACGCTTGAAGAGTTGGATCGGCGCTTTGGACGCGCTTGA
- the tilS gene encoding tRNA lysidine(34) synthetase TilS, producing the protein MRMLLPERVRRFIQTRALLQPGQRVVVGVSGGVDSMVLLEVLRRLGYQPVAAHVNYRLRGADSEADEALVRQFCRQHRLPLRVARIDLKTHAHGRSVQAVARSVRYAFFKRIAQKEGIDTVAVAHHRDDQAETLLLNLMRGSGLEGLLAMRPKRKLGPRCAVWLVRPLLELPRAEVEAWAQAEGIPWREDVSNANLQYRRAWIRQELLPLLARRLGPDVAERLAHTAALLQAYYDATFAPDLHRRWQEVADVSTCTLGLDALRAQPVVWQHRLILEALQRWLPGAPRRRKVVVQVMRLMQAQPGKRLELPTGTIWRDRNALHFRLRQTARHPDRGLLEPDRPLVLAGGTLTATLLDTVPERLDEGTPLVAYADAARIRWPLQVRRWEPGDRMQPLGMTGHKKISDLLTDLKVPVSQRDQCYVVCQDDEIIWLVGYRLAEPFRVRSTTRRVVKLHWQPEAPLSKKVCNA; encoded by the coding sequence ATGCGTATGCTGCTTCCCGAGCGGGTGCGCCGTTTCATTCAGACCAGGGCTTTGCTGCAGCCAGGCCAGCGCGTGGTCGTGGGGGTAAGCGGCGGGGTGGACTCCATGGTTTTGCTTGAAGTGCTGCGGCGCCTGGGCTATCAACCGGTGGCTGCTCACGTTAACTACCGCCTGCGGGGTGCTGATTCCGAGGCAGATGAAGCGCTGGTGCGCCAGTTCTGCCGTCAGCATCGCCTGCCGCTCCGCGTAGCGCGCATTGATCTCAAGACGCACGCCCACGGACGATCTGTTCAGGCTGTGGCGCGCAGCGTACGCTATGCGTTCTTCAAGCGAATTGCCCAGAAGGAAGGCATCGATACTGTAGCGGTCGCCCATCATCGCGATGATCAAGCCGAAACGTTGCTGTTGAACCTGATGCGTGGCAGCGGATTGGAAGGCCTCCTGGCCATGCGACCCAAGCGTAAACTGGGCCCGCGCTGTGCCGTCTGGTTGGTGCGCCCTCTGCTGGAGCTGCCGCGTGCTGAAGTGGAAGCCTGGGCACAGGCTGAAGGCATTCCCTGGCGCGAGGATGTGAGTAACGCCAATCTGCAGTATCGACGAGCCTGGATTCGCCAGGAGCTACTACCCCTGCTGGCGCGCCGTTTAGGACCCGACGTTGCGGAGCGACTGGCCCATACGGCCGCGTTGTTGCAGGCGTACTACGACGCCACGTTTGCTCCGGACCTGCACCGGCGGTGGCAGGAGGTGGCGGACGTCTCTACCTGTACGCTTGGCCTGGACGCGCTGCGAGCTCAGCCTGTGGTCTGGCAGCATCGTTTGATCCTGGAGGCCCTGCAACGATGGCTACCGGGCGCGCCGCGACGCCGTAAAGTGGTGGTGCAGGTGATGCGACTGATGCAAGCGCAGCCAGGAAAACGGCTGGAATTACCGACAGGAACCATCTGGCGCGACCGGAACGCATTGCACTTTCGCTTGCGGCAAACCGCCCGCCATCCTGACAGAGGGCTTCTCGAACCAGATCGACCGCTCGTGCTCGCTGGCGGCACGCTCACGGCAACGCTCCTGGATACCGTACCCGAACGTCTGGACGAAGGGACGCCGCTTGTTGCTTATGCGGACGCTGCGCGTATCCGCTGGCCGCTGCAGGTGCGACGCTGGGAGCCCGGCGACCGCATGCAACCGCTCGGCATGACCGGCCACAAAAAAATCAGTGACCTGCTTACGGATCTGAAAGTACCTGTTAGCCAGCGAGACCAATGCTATGTAGTGTGCCAGGATGATGAAATTATCTGGCTGGTCGGCTACCGACTGGCTGAGCCTTTTCGCGTGCGCTCCACGACCCGTCGCGTAGTGAAACTCCACTGGCAACCTGAGGCGCCGCTGTCAAAAAAAGTCTGCAATGCTTAA
- the hpt gene encoding hypoxanthine phosphoribosyltransferase, protein MACANTTVAFNETPEVVECRGERFRLFLDAATIQKRVAELGRQISRDYADRQPILIGVLNGAFMFLADLMRYLTIDCEVDFLKLSSYGAAKVSSGQVYELKKIDADIQGRHVLVVEDIVDTGLSMQFILERLQAYEPASVATVTLLHKAEATQVDVPLDYVGFQIPNKFVIGYGLDYGQLARNLNAIYILEE, encoded by the coding sequence ATGGCCTGTGCGAATACGACCGTTGCCTTTAACGAGACACCGGAAGTCGTAGAGTGCCGGGGAGAACGCTTCCGACTTTTTCTGGATGCGGCGACGATTCAAAAACGCGTGGCCGAACTGGGACGCCAGATCAGTCGGGATTATGCAGATCGCCAACCCATCCTGATCGGGGTCCTGAACGGGGCGTTTATGTTTCTGGCCGATCTGATGCGCTATCTTACCATTGATTGTGAGGTGGACTTTTTAAAGCTTTCGTCATACGGAGCGGCGAAAGTGTCGAGTGGGCAGGTGTATGAGCTGAAGAAGATTGATGCGGATATTCAGGGACGGCATGTGCTGGTGGTGGAAGACATTGTCGATACAGGGCTTTCCATGCAGTTCATTCTGGAGCGGCTGCAAGCCTATGAGCCGGCCTCTGTGGCCACGGTCACGCTGCTGCACAAAGCGGAGGCGACCCAGGTCGACGTGCCTCTGGATTATGTAGGCTTCCAGATCCCAAACAAGTTTGTTATCGGCTATGGACTGGACTACGGCCAACTCGCCCGTAACCTGAACGCGATTTATATTTTAGAAGAGTAA
- a CDS encoding DEAD/DEAH box helicase, protein MMDAFALSQEIVARYQRYLWTTFSFRDAALQASFEQALNRWPLSRGPFVEATPPFRRGRTPRELFSALLDPPPDEGFLQALYGDRPLYQHQEEAIQKVWEGQNVIVATGTGSGKTEAFLYPILLHLYREYQQGQLGPGVRALVLYPMNALAHDQRERLGTICQRLEAFGSPFRFTFGQYIGETPENEGDAHRKLRERLPGELIFRREMRETPPHILLTNYSMLEYLLLRPDDSPLFDGGRARWWTFLVLDEAHQYRGTRGTEMALLLRRLKHRLRQGGRRGAFRCVATSATLLRGEKDREAVARFATDLFGEPFSSAGVVLSVREAIPEPENGLALEVADYERLLQGVLNAEWSEEDREWLNALGRRAGRPCPTWSAAMEKWAQWVGGILEQDRRAAMLRRLLAQHVQEARTLARALFPELEAAPEQEKALHTLLRLLVRARHPETGAPLLTVRYHLFLRALEGVFLRWQQGSWEVTLERAQESEAERVFEVALCRSCGQHYLVGQVRGSRWQEAVRDPGREDFGVQYLRPLAATDEENQKGPEKTGLLCLRCGAISMSDRHQPPCSHDATHWLRVVLEEAPEDATRADQLARCSVCGYTAGGRDPVGEVTYGDEGPHVVMATTLHQCLPVSRRRVLAFADGRQQAAFFAWYLEKTYQDILERQLLLEAARRQALAATSEGLSLSDLAAALLPLLRTHRILPESASALDRQRQSWRMIYREFLAEGDRISLEGVGLIRWHLRFPDWLVLPEELLEGPWKFSAEEIYQLLQVLLDTLRKEAAVTLVGDASLITLDWQTLGLRTRPLSVRLGPPRGRLQMRDWAGPKGRRVQLLRRILRARGVAKVDLDRAARHILELIWQALDDTDRQARSQEDRLLLPARGGKQLNPRWWRLQLVNPEDQVYHCESCGRLHPFPVVAGCCPAPRCQGQLRPVLQQALPENHYRRLYQEPFVGLLRVEEHTAQLSYEQARAYQQDFRKGRIHVLSCSTTFELGVDLGDLDVVFLRNVPPEPFNYAQRVGRAGRRQEPGFALTYCRRTSHDLYHFQQPERMLEGHIRPPVLSLTNEKLLLRHLMAWALARFFRRCPERFGSVEALVGDWQQPTLMAQLQIFLEDQEPELQEDFAQMFPEAWHGNARMLPKCWRQQLLDPEGRLALALDEVVADYQAARALQRQAAEQEDYARARWAKKRAETIASEPVLSFLSRKAVIPKYGFPVDVVELDTHQTDRADVVLQRDLQIAISEFAPTAEVIANKRLWKSYGLKQVPERAWPVYLYKRCDRHNTFVLWPQERQASGGEQVLPCGCEQPARCFVVPRFGFVTRRGEPETPKRRPQRLFSSRPYFGGGIGTSPERIPLPEAENPLIWVTPATPGRMVVLCEGYRRGGFYLCEQCGMATRGWQASHQTPYGSSCSGTLKWVALGHEFVTDVLRLEFVFPPDAAIGGNSEGAAQGFAYSLAYALVEAAAELLEVPATDLNTVVAYKKKSLQIPPILLYDDVPGGAGLVAQLGKEPAMLRSCLELAKERVRGTCGCGALTSCYGCLRSYRNQFVHEQLRRGPVHAYLQQLLKHWA, encoded by the coding sequence ATGATGGACGCGTTTGCTTTATCCCAGGAGATCGTAGCGCGTTATCAGCGCTACCTATGGACAACGTTTTCGTTTCGGGATGCCGCGCTGCAGGCCTCTTTTGAGCAGGCATTGAACAGGTGGCCATTGAGTCGCGGTCCGTTTGTCGAAGCTACGCCGCCTTTCCGACGGGGGCGAACGCCTCGGGAGCTTTTTTCGGCGCTACTGGATCCGCCGCCCGATGAAGGCTTTTTGCAGGCCCTCTATGGGGATCGCCCGCTTTATCAACATCAGGAGGAGGCTATCCAAAAGGTGTGGGAAGGGCAGAACGTGATCGTGGCCACCGGTACGGGCAGTGGAAAGACGGAGGCCTTTCTCTATCCGATTCTGCTTCACCTTTACCGAGAGTATCAACAGGGACAGTTAGGGCCAGGGGTGCGGGCACTGGTGCTGTATCCCATGAATGCGCTGGCCCATGACCAGCGAGAGCGTCTGGGTACGATTTGTCAACGCCTGGAGGCATTTGGATCACCCTTCCGCTTCACGTTCGGACAGTATATCGGAGAAACGCCTGAAAATGAAGGGGATGCGCATCGGAAGCTCAGGGAGCGGCTGCCTGGTGAGCTGATTTTTCGCCGAGAGATGCGTGAAACGCCCCCGCATATTCTGCTGACGAATTATTCCATGCTGGAGTATTTGTTGTTGCGGCCAGACGATAGTCCGCTCTTTGATGGAGGGCGGGCGCGCTGGTGGACGTTTCTGGTGCTGGACGAAGCGCATCAGTATCGGGGAACGCGGGGGACCGAGATGGCGCTGTTGCTGCGCCGCCTGAAACATCGTCTGCGCCAGGGAGGACGTCGGGGCGCTTTTCGCTGCGTGGCTACGAGTGCGACCCTGCTGCGGGGAGAAAAGGACCGGGAAGCGGTGGCGCGTTTTGCGACGGATCTTTTCGGGGAGCCGTTCTCTTCTGCAGGCGTGGTGCTAAGCGTGCGGGAGGCTATTCCAGAGCCTGAGAACGGATTGGCGTTAGAAGTCGCTGACTATGAGCGCCTGTTACAAGGAGTGTTGAATGCGGAGTGGTCAGAAGAGGACCGGGAGTGGCTGAATGCCCTGGGACGTCGGGCGGGGCGTCCTTGCCCGACCTGGTCGGCTGCAATGGAAAAATGGGCGCAATGGGTGGGCGGCATTCTGGAGCAGGATCGCCGAGCAGCTATGCTGCGGCGGCTGCTTGCGCAGCATGTCCAGGAAGCTCGAACGCTCGCCCGCGCCCTTTTCCCGGAGCTGGAGGCCGCTCCAGAGCAGGAAAAAGCGTTGCACACGTTGCTGCGCCTGTTAGTGCGGGCCCGTCATCCAGAAACCGGAGCGCCTCTCCTCACCGTGCGGTATCATCTTTTCCTGCGTGCTCTGGAAGGGGTTTTTCTGCGCTGGCAACAGGGATCCTGGGAAGTCACGTTGGAACGTGCCCAGGAGTCCGAAGCGGAACGTGTGTTTGAGGTGGCTTTGTGCCGGTCCTGTGGGCAGCACTATCTCGTAGGACAGGTCCGCGGATCCCGGTGGCAGGAAGCTGTGCGCGATCCTGGACGCGAGGATTTCGGCGTGCAGTATCTGCGTCCCCTGGCAGCAACCGATGAAGAGAATCAAAAAGGCCCAGAGAAGACGGGGCTGCTCTGTCTGCGCTGTGGCGCCATCAGCATGTCAGACCGGCATCAGCCGCCCTGCTCCCATGATGCTACACACTGGTTGCGGGTTGTTTTAGAAGAGGCGCCCGAAGATGCAACGCGGGCTGATCAACTGGCCCGGTGCTCCGTGTGTGGCTATACCGCCGGCGGCCGTGACCCAGTGGGCGAAGTGACGTATGGCGACGAAGGACCGCATGTAGTAATGGCTACCACGCTGCATCAGTGCCTGCCGGTCTCACGTCGGCGGGTGCTGGCGTTTGCTGACGGACGGCAGCAGGCCGCTTTTTTTGCCTGGTATTTGGAAAAGACCTATCAGGATATTCTGGAACGACAGCTTCTGCTCGAAGCGGCACGCCGCCAGGCGTTGGCCGCAACCTCTGAAGGGCTCTCGCTGAGCGACCTGGCGGCAGCATTGCTGCCCCTGCTACGAACCCATCGGATTCTACCGGAGTCGGCCAGTGCGCTGGATCGGCAGCGCCAGAGCTGGCGGATGATTTACCGAGAATTTCTGGCCGAGGGAGACCGAATTTCATTAGAAGGGGTGGGATTGATTCGGTGGCACCTCCGTTTTCCTGACTGGCTGGTGTTGCCCGAGGAGCTCCTCGAGGGACCCTGGAAGTTTTCCGCAGAAGAAATCTATCAACTGTTGCAGGTGTTGCTGGATACGCTGCGGAAAGAAGCCGCTGTCACATTGGTGGGCGATGCCTCCCTCATTACGCTGGACTGGCAGACGCTGGGGCTGCGCACTCGTCCGCTGTCGGTTCGCCTGGGTCCCCCGCGCGGTCGTTTGCAGATGCGAGACTGGGCAGGTCCTAAGGGGCGACGGGTCCAGCTTCTCCGACGGATTCTCCGGGCACGTGGCGTTGCGAAGGTCGATCTTGATCGCGCTGCCCGCCACATCTTAGAGCTAATCTGGCAAGCGCTGGATGACACCGACCGACAGGCCCGCTCCCAGGAAGATCGGCTTTTGCTACCAGCCCGGGGAGGCAAGCAGTTGAATCCGCGCTGGTGGCGTCTGCAGTTAGTAAATCCCGAGGATCAGGTATATCACTGTGAAAGCTGCGGGCGGCTCCATCCCTTTCCGGTCGTTGCGGGATGTTGTCCAGCACCCCGATGCCAGGGGCAGCTACGTCCAGTGTTGCAGCAGGCGTTGCCCGAGAACCATTATCGAAGACTCTACCAGGAGCCCTTTGTGGGACTGTTACGGGTAGAAGAACATACCGCCCAGTTGAGTTATGAGCAAGCCCGGGCGTATCAACAGGACTTCCGGAAGGGGCGCATTCATGTGCTGAGCTGCTCGACTACCTTTGAACTGGGCGTAGATCTGGGCGATCTGGACGTAGTCTTTTTACGCAATGTGCCCCCTGAACCGTTTAACTATGCGCAGCGGGTAGGTCGGGCGGGGCGTCGCCAGGAGCCCGGTTTTGCCCTGACCTATTGCCGGCGCACCTCACATGATTTGTATCACTTCCAGCAACCTGAACGCATGCTGGAAGGACATATTCGGCCTCCCGTGCTTTCGCTGACAAACGAGAAACTGCTGCTGCGCCACCTGATGGCGTGGGCCCTGGCCCGCTTCTTCCGCCGGTGTCCGGAACGCTTTGGGTCGGTAGAAGCGCTGGTGGGGGACTGGCAGCAGCCTACCTTGATGGCGCAACTGCAGATTTTCCTGGAGGATCAGGAACCCGAACTTCAGGAAGATTTTGCGCAAATGTTTCCGGAAGCCTGGCACGGGAACGCCCGGATGCTGCCAAAATGTTGGCGGCAGCAACTGCTGGATCCAGAAGGCCGGCTGGCGCTAGCGCTTGATGAGGTAGTGGCCGATTACCAGGCAGCCAGAGCGCTGCAGCGTCAGGCCGCAGAGCAAGAAGACTATGCGAGGGCCAGATGGGCAAAAAAACGGGCTGAAACCATTGCCAGCGAACCCGTGCTCTCCTTCTTGTCGCGCAAAGCGGTTATTCCTAAGTATGGGTTTCCGGTCGATGTGGTGGAATTAGATACGCACCAGACCGACCGGGCCGATGTGGTCCTGCAACGAGACCTTCAGATCGCTATCTCTGAGTTTGCGCCTACTGCTGAGGTGATCGCCAACAAGCGCCTCTGGAAGTCCTATGGATTGAAGCAGGTACCCGAGCGCGCCTGGCCGGTCTATCTGTATAAGCGATGCGACCGGCACAACACGTTTGTCCTGTGGCCCCAGGAACGCCAGGCCAGTGGAGGGGAACAGGTGCTTCCCTGCGGCTGTGAGCAGCCCGCTCGCTGTTTTGTGGTTCCCCGTTTTGGCTTTGTAACCAGACGTGGCGAACCAGAAACGCCGAAGAGACGACCCCAGCGTCTTTTTTCCAGTCGTCCCTACTTTGGAGGAGGCATCGGGACTTCTCCGGAACGCATTCCCTTACCGGAGGCCGAAAACCCCTTGATCTGGGTTACGCCAGCAACTCCGGGTCGCATGGTGGTGCTCTGCGAAGGTTATCGGCGTGGAGGGTTTTATCTCTGCGAGCAGTGTGGCATGGCTACCCGGGGATGGCAGGCGTCCCACCAGACTCCTTATGGGTCGTCCTGCTCGGGGACGTTAAAATGGGTGGCGCTAGGGCATGAATTCGTCACGGATGTGCTGCGCCTGGAGTTCGTCTTTCCCCCTGACGCTGCTATTGGGGGAAATAGTGAAGGAGCAGCGCAGGGATTTGCGTACTCCCTGGCGTATGCCCTGGTGGAAGCCGCTGCAGAACTATTGGAGGTGCCGGCGACCGACCTGAATACCGTAGTAGCCTACAAGAAGAAATCGCTGCAGATTCCCCCGATTTTGCTGTATGACGACGTGCCGGGTGGGGCCGGACTGGTCGCGCAACTTGGTAAAGAGCCCGCGATGTTGCGTAGCTGTCTGGAATTGGCCAAAGAACGGGTGCGGGGAACCTGTGGCTGTGGAGCGTTGACCAGTTGTTATGGATGTCTGCGCAGCTACCGCAACCAGTTTGTGCATGAACAGTTGCGTCGCGGACCTGTGCATGCCTATCTCCAGCAGCTGCTGAAACACTGGGCATAG